The following proteins come from a genomic window of Paenibacillus spongiae:
- the infB gene encoding translation initiation factor IF-2, with translation MSSKEIITILKRLNLPVNNHMSVMENEMVHKVEGFFRDIKASAAAKRAQENVTVSASASTSSRPSNQQGGAKPQSSHDQGAAQQEGGERPSPQASSQSQSQAQAQDNKNTNQDRQGNMNITKSNTPTNTNHSSAQSAQQRQGQSGQAGAQSGQRNHSQGGQRPSQGGHNGQRPSGQGGQRPNGQGGQRPSGQGQGGGQRPGGQGNQGGQRSGGQGGQRPAGQGQGASQNRPGGGQRQDQNRSTQGRSFETRTSNAGDDANKPNNRKTKPAGKRFDDARVSSFKGNNRGGKNNRGRGGQQQERREKIDNTPKKIIVRGEMTVGDLAKLLHKDASEVIKKLIFLGVMATINQEVDLDTVQLIATEYGVEVEVKIPVEEDQFETIEEKDEEEDLMTRPPVVTIMGHVDHGKTTLLDAIRHTSVTTGEAGGITQHIGAYQAEINNKKITFLDTPGHEAFTLMRARGAQVTDITIIVVAADDGVMPQTVEAINHAKAAGVPIIVAVNKIDKPEANPDKIKQELTEYELVPEEWGGDTIFVNVSAKQRLGLEDLLEMILLVAEVNDYRANPDKRARGTVIEAELDKGKGPVARILVQHGTLKVGDAFVAGNCFGRVRAMVNDKGRRLKEAGPSTPIEITGLTEVPLAGDPFLVFEDERKARAIADRRAIKQRQTELGANSRVTLDDLYKHIKEGEVKDLYVIIKADVQGTSEALKGSLAKIDIEGVRVKIIHSGVGAITESDINLASASNAIVIGFNVRPEPQALATAEQEKVDIRQHNIIYNVIDEIEHAMKGMLDPVFKEVVIGQAEVRNIFKVTKVGTIAGCMVTSGKITRSAKARLIRGGIVVFEGEIESLKRFKDDAKEVAQGYECGITLDRYNDLREGDTIEAFVMEKVER, from the coding sequence ATCTTCCGGTCAACAATCATATGAGCGTGATGGAGAATGAGATGGTGCACAAAGTCGAGGGTTTTTTCCGTGACATTAAAGCGAGCGCAGCCGCCAAACGCGCACAAGAGAACGTAACGGTCTCAGCATCAGCGTCCACATCAAGCCGTCCTTCCAACCAGCAGGGCGGAGCCAAGCCGCAGTCAAGCCACGATCAGGGCGCTGCACAGCAAGAAGGCGGAGAGCGTCCGTCGCCGCAAGCAAGTTCGCAAAGTCAATCACAGGCGCAAGCCCAGGATAACAAAAATACAAACCAGGATCGACAGGGGAATATGAACATAACTAAATCTAATACACCAACCAATACTAATCATTCATCCGCGCAAAGCGCACAGCAGCGTCAGGGCCAAAGCGGCCAAGCCGGAGCACAATCCGGACAACGCAATCATAGCCAAGGCGGACAACGTCCGAGCCAAGGCGGTCATAACGGACAGCGTCCGTCAGGTCAAGGCGGACAGCGTCCGAACGGTCAGGGCGGGCAGCGCCCGTCAGGTCAAGGTCAAGGCGGCGGACAACGTCCGGGCGGCCAAGGCAATCAAGGCGGTCAACGTTCCGGAGGACAAGGCGGACAACGCCCGGCAGGTCAAGGTCAAGGCGCATCGCAGAACCGTCCAGGCGGCGGCCAGCGTCAGGATCAGAACCGCAGTACGCAAGGGCGCAGCTTCGAAACCCGCACGTCCAATGCCGGAGACGACGCGAATAAGCCGAATAATAGAAAGACGAAGCCTGCAGGCAAACGCTTTGACGATGCGAGAGTCAGCAGCTTTAAGGGCAATAACCGCGGAGGCAAGAACAATCGCGGCAGAGGCGGCCAGCAGCAGGAGCGCCGTGAGAAAATCGACAATACGCCTAAGAAGATTATCGTTCGCGGCGAAATGACCGTAGGCGACTTGGCGAAGCTCCTTCATAAGGATGCTTCCGAAGTCATCAAGAAGCTGATTTTCCTCGGCGTAATGGCTACGATTAACCAAGAGGTCGATCTCGATACTGTCCAGCTGATCGCTACCGAATACGGTGTTGAAGTGGAAGTGAAAATACCGGTCGAGGAAGATCAATTCGAGACGATTGAAGAGAAGGACGAAGAAGAGGATCTCATGACGCGTCCGCCGGTTGTCACGATTATGGGACACGTCGACCATGGTAAAACAACGCTGCTCGATGCGATCCGCCATACGAGCGTAACAACCGGAGAAGCAGGCGGAATTACGCAGCATATCGGTGCGTACCAAGCGGAGATCAATAACAAGAAAATTACGTTCCTGGACACGCCGGGTCACGAAGCGTTTACGCTTATGCGCGCACGCGGCGCCCAAGTAACGGACATTACCATTATCGTTGTCGCAGCCGATGACGGCGTCATGCCGCAAACGGTCGAGGCCATCAACCATGCGAAAGCCGCAGGCGTGCCGATTATCGTCGCTGTGAACAAGATCGATAAGCCGGAAGCCAATCCGGACAAAATCAAGCAGGAATTGACTGAATATGAGCTCGTTCCGGAAGAATGGGGCGGCGACACGATTTTCGTCAACGTATCTGCGAAGCAGCGTCTTGGACTGGAAGATTTGCTGGAAATGATTCTGCTCGTTGCGGAAGTCAACGACTACCGGGCGAACCCGGACAAACGGGCGCGCGGCACGGTCATCGAAGCCGAGCTGGATAAAGGCAAAGGACCAGTTGCCCGTATTCTTGTCCAGCACGGGACGCTCAAGGTTGGAGACGCATTCGTTGCAGGTAACTGCTTCGGCCGCGTACGTGCCATGGTCAACGACAAAGGCCGCCGTCTTAAGGAAGCGGGTCCGAGTACGCCGATCGAGATAACAGGCTTAACGGAAGTGCCTCTTGCAGGCGATCCGTTCCTTGTATTCGAGGACGAGCGCAAAGCCCGCGCAATTGCGGACCGCCGCGCCATCAAGCAGCGTCAAACCGAGCTCGGCGCGAATTCGCGCGTTACGCTGGATGACCTGTATAAGCATATTAAAGAGGGCGAAGTAAAAGACTTGTACGTCATTATTAAAGCGGACGTTCAAGGTACCTCCGAGGCACTCAAGGGCTCGCTCGCCAAAATCGACATTGAAGGCGTACGCGTGAAGATCATTCACAGCGGCGTAGGCGCGATTACGGAATCCGACATTAACTTGGCATCGGCTTCCAATGCGATCGTTATCGGCTTCAATGTTCGTCCGGAGCCGCAAGCACTGGCAACGGCTGAGCAGGAGAAAGTAGACATTCGTCAGCACAATATTATTTACAATGTGATCGACGAAATTGAGCATGCTATGAAAGGGATGCTGGATCCGGTATTTAAAGAGGTCGTTATCGGCCAAGCCGAAGTCCGGAACATCTTCAAAGTTACCAAGGTGGGTACGATCGCAGGCTGTATGGTCACTTCAGGCAAAATCACCCGTTCCGCGAAAGCCCGCTTGATTCGTGGCGGAATTGTCGTATTCGAAGGGGAAATTGAATCCTTGAAGCGTTTCAAGGACGATGCCAAAGAAGTCGCTCAAGGTTACGAATGCGGGATTACGCTGGATCGTTACAACGATTTGAGAGAAGGAGACACGATCGAAGCCTTCGTTATGGAAAAAGTAGAGAGGTGA
- the rbfA gene encoding 30S ribosome-binding factor RbfA, giving the protein MAKIRVGRVGEQIKKELSQIIQTELKDPRIGFITVTGVEVTGDLSQAKVFLSVLGNDEQKESTLKALASGSGFIRSELGKRIRFRHIPELVFKFDSSIEYGSRIETILEQINNGSTRQ; this is encoded by the coding sequence ATGGCGAAGATTCGCGTAGGACGTGTCGGTGAACAGATTAAGAAAGAACTCAGCCAGATTATTCAGACGGAATTGAAGGATCCCCGCATCGGTTTCATTACCGTTACGGGGGTTGAGGTGACAGGCGATCTGTCGCAAGCGAAAGTTTTCTTGAGCGTGCTGGGCAATGACGAACAGAAAGAGAGCACGCTTAAGGCATTGGCGAGCGGGAGTGGATTTATCCGCTCCGAGCTTGGCAAGCGGATCCGGTTCCGCCATATTCCCGAGCTCGTGTTTAAATTCGACAGCAGCATCGAGTACGGCAGCCGGATCGAAACGATCCTCGAACAAATAAACAACGGAAGTACAAGACAATGA
- a CDS encoding DHH family phosphoesterase, whose amino-acid sequence MTAEHTPPVSYSEKLEAALAFMRDGERYLVVSHVQPDGDAISSTVVTYWLLRQLGKQAVLMNEGAVPSRLGYLAFASSIINDSEESVQTGFDRIIAVDCADFRRIGLVAERFAEGAQLLNIDHHPTNDHFGTVNLIRTDAAATVEILYDLIEHAGIELDLDAATAVYTGLLTDTGGFRYSNTTPRVMHIASAMLALGVPGHELADHLLERMTKPQLLLLQRGLNRLSFTDDNKVAWLYVPYADMQETGATGEDLEGLVNYARNVEGVEIGLLFKETENGQVKVSLRSSGKADVAAIAKSFGGGGHVRAAGCRLDGAIADAVTLVVGAAREALKA is encoded by the coding sequence ATGACGGCAGAACACACGCCTCCAGTTTCTTATTCAGAGAAGCTGGAGGCTGCTCTCGCCTTCATGCGCGATGGCGAACGTTATTTAGTCGTCTCGCATGTACAGCCTGACGGCGATGCCATTAGCTCCACTGTCGTTACGTATTGGCTCCTGCGTCAATTGGGTAAGCAAGCGGTCCTGATGAACGAAGGAGCCGTTCCTTCCCGTCTGGGTTATTTGGCGTTCGCGTCATCGATCATAAATGATAGTGAAGAATCGGTGCAAACCGGTTTTGACCGGATTATAGCGGTGGACTGCGCGGATTTCCGGCGCATCGGTCTCGTAGCCGAGCGCTTTGCAGAAGGCGCGCAGCTGCTCAATATCGACCACCATCCAACGAATGATCACTTCGGTACGGTTAATCTGATCCGGACCGACGCAGCGGCGACGGTGGAGATTTTGTACGACTTGATCGAGCATGCCGGAATCGAGCTGGATCTGGATGCGGCAACGGCGGTGTATACCGGGTTATTGACCGATACGGGCGGATTCCGGTATTCCAACACGACGCCGCGCGTCATGCATATCGCTTCGGCTATGCTAGCGCTTGGCGTGCCTGGTCACGAGTTGGCCGATCATCTGCTGGAGCGGATGACCAAACCGCAATTATTGCTGCTCCAGCGCGGATTAAACCGGCTTTCCTTCACAGATGACAACAAGGTGGCATGGTTGTACGTGCCGTATGCCGACATGCAGGAAACCGGCGCAACCGGCGAGGATCTGGAAGGTCTCGTTAATTATGCGCGCAATGTCGAAGGGGTCGAAATCGGTCTGTTGTTTAAGGAAACGGAGAACGGCCAGGTGAAGGTAAGCTTGCGTTCCTCGGGCAAGGCCGACGTCGCCGCCATTGCGAAGTCCTTCGGCGGAGGCGGGCACGTACGTGCCGCCGGTTGCCGGCTGGACGGGGCGATTGCGGATGCCGTTACCCTTGTGGTCGGCGCGGCAAGAGAGGCGTTGAAGGCATAA
- the truB gene encoding tRNA pseudouridine(55) synthase TruB, with the protein MDGILAVWKPAGWTSHDVVAKVRRIVRVKRIGHTGTLDPQVTGVLPLCIGRSTRVVEYVQERPKAYEAVLQLGIATDTEDLTGTVVQELAEVHVTEAEIRRVLESFVGQIDQIPPMYSAVRVDGKRLYELAREGQVIDRKSRKVTIHELNLLSADLDKPHPKIRFSVVCSKGTYIRTLCVDIGEALGLPAAMAELVRTMSGGFKKEHCLTLEQIEELHASGELEERLLPAETAVDHFPRGNVSLATAKHAFQGKHIAMDRVDMKQPIDAEGLVRLFAEDGMFLGLFEFDAKSDSLKPVKVFTPTE; encoded by the coding sequence ATGGACGGTATTTTGGCAGTATGGAAGCCGGCGGGCTGGACGTCGCATGACGTCGTTGCCAAAGTAAGAAGAATTGTACGGGTCAAGCGAATAGGGCATACCGGAACCTTGGATCCTCAGGTGACGGGTGTCCTGCCGCTCTGTATCGGACGTTCGACAAGAGTCGTCGAATACGTTCAAGAACGTCCCAAGGCATATGAAGCCGTGCTGCAGCTGGGCATTGCGACCGACACGGAGGACTTGACCGGTACCGTTGTGCAGGAACTGGCCGAGGTTCATGTCACCGAGGCCGAGATTCGCCGGGTGCTTGAGTCGTTCGTCGGTCAAATCGATCAGATACCCCCGATGTATTCGGCCGTTCGCGTAGACGGGAAGAGGTTGTACGAATTAGCCCGCGAAGGTCAGGTTATCGACCGGAAATCGCGCAAGGTTACGATTCATGAGCTGAATCTGCTGAGCGCGGACCTGGACAAGCCGCATCCTAAAATCCGGTTTTCCGTCGTATGCTCCAAGGGCACCTATATACGCACGCTGTGCGTCGATATTGGAGAAGCGCTCGGTCTGCCTGCAGCCATGGCGGAGCTGGTGAGAACGATGTCGGGCGGATTCAAGAAGGAGCATTGCTTGACGCTGGAGCAAATCGAGGAGCTGCATGCATCCGGCGAGCTGGAAGAGCGCCTGCTGCCTGCAGAAACGGCTGTAGATCATTTTCCAAGGGGAAATGTCAGTCTCGCAACCGCGAAGCATGCGTTCCAGGGCAAGCACATCGCCATGGATCGTGTCGACATGAAGCAGCCGATCGATGCGGAAGGCTTGGTCCGGTTATTTGCAGAGGACGGCATGTTTCTGGGATTGTTTGAATTCGACGCGAAATCCGATTCGTTGAAGCCGGTGAAGGTGTTTACGCCTACCGAGTAA
- a CDS encoding bifunctional riboflavin kinase/FAD synthetase codes for MEIITINYPLQGLEDKGPIRPKTLAIGHFDGVHKGHQSVIRRAVDVARAEGLEAAVMTFHPHPKEVLGRGSEYTTCLTPLEDKLERFRSLRVDIVYVVTFNLTFAAVSPAAFVDEMLRPLQVKRAVVGFDFSFGAKGAGRAETLRELAGSDMKVDIIEPLMMDGDKVSSTLVREALAGGRPETAEQLLGVPFSLRGTVVKGEGRGRTIGYPTANIQLAGAYVTPRLGVYAVMAELSDGERYSGVLNVGVKPTFHDSLPMPVMEVHLFDYEGDLYGSTVRISFISFLRSEKKFASVQELIEQIGADALKARSVLSAFK; via the coding sequence GTGGAAATCATTACGATAAATTACCCGTTGCAAGGACTGGAAGACAAAGGCCCGATTCGTCCGAAGACATTGGCAATCGGCCATTTTGACGGGGTTCACAAGGGTCATCAGAGCGTGATCAGACGTGCGGTGGATGTTGCGCGTGCAGAAGGGCTGGAAGCAGCCGTCATGACGTTTCACCCCCATCCCAAGGAAGTGCTTGGGCGCGGTTCCGAATATACAACCTGTCTGACGCCTCTTGAGGACAAGCTGGAGCGTTTCCGTTCGCTTAGAGTCGACATCGTATACGTGGTCACTTTCAACCTGACGTTTGCCGCCGTGTCGCCTGCAGCCTTCGTTGACGAAATGCTCCGTCCTCTGCAAGTGAAGCGTGCAGTGGTTGGATTCGATTTCTCATTCGGCGCTAAAGGCGCCGGCAGAGCGGAGACGTTACGGGAGCTGGCCGGTTCGGATATGAAGGTAGATATCATCGAGCCATTGATGATGGACGGCGATAAGGTGAGCAGCACGCTGGTACGGGAGGCGCTCGCAGGCGGCCGGCCGGAAACGGCCGAGCAGCTGCTGGGCGTACCCTTCTCGCTTCGCGGCACGGTTGTAAAGGGTGAGGGCAGAGGACGTACGATCGGTTATCCGACTGCGAATATCCAGCTGGCGGGAGCATACGTCACGCCTCGCTTGGGCGTCTATGCCGTTATGGCGGAGCTGAGCGATGGAGAGCGGTACTCCGGTGTCTTGAATGTCGGCGTAAAGCCTACGTTTCATGATTCTCTGCCGATGCCTGTCATGGAGGTTCACCTGTTCGATTATGAAGGGGATTTATACGGAAGCACGGTCCGGATCAGCTTCATCTCGTTCCTTCGTTCCGAAAAGAAATTCGCTTCGGTCCAGGAGCTGATCGAGCAAATCGGGGCGGACGCCCTGAAGGCACGATCGGTGCTGTCTGCATTTAAATAA
- the rpsO gene encoding 30S ribosomal protein S15, translated as MALTQERKHQLIDEHKTHANDTGSPEVQIAILTQNIVNLTDHLRGHKKDHHSRRGLLKMVGQRRKLLAYLKNKDVRRYSALIEKLGLRR; from the coding sequence ATGGCACTTACACAAGAGCGTAAACATCAACTGATTGATGAGCACAAGACACATGCGAACGACACCGGATCTCCGGAAGTTCAAATCGCTATCCTGACGCAAAACATCGTCAATTTGACAGATCATCTTCGGGGGCACAAGAAAGATCACCACTCCCGCCGCGGTCTGCTCAAGATGGTCGGTCAGCGCCGGAAGCTGCTCGCATACCTGAAGAACAAAGACGTACGACGTTATAGCGCTTTGATCGAGAAACTCGGCCTGCGCCGCTAA
- the pnp gene encoding polyribonucleotide nucleotidyltransferase — MLHRVEMTLGGRPLILETGRLAKQANAAVTVRYGETVILCTVTASNEPKNLDFFPLTVNYEERLYAVGKIPGGFIKREGRPSEKAILASRLTDRPIRPLFPEGFRNEVQVANIVMSVDQDCPPEIAAMIGTSAALSISDVPFNGPIGGVIIGRIDGKFIINPTVEEEAKTDIFVTVAGTRDAIMMVEAEANEVSEEVMLEAIMYGHEEIKKIVTVIEELQQIAGKPKMEVQLHAVDNEVDKQVRAYAADRLVEAVRIHEKHARQDAIDAVNAETVAHFEVEYAETPELLGDVKESLYDIVKEEVRRLITHDKVRPDGRGLSEIRPIECDVALLPRTHGSGLFTRGQTQALSICTLGALGDVQILDGIDLEETKRFMHHYNFPPFSVGEARPLRPPGRREIGHGALGERALAKVIPSEAEFPYTIRLVSEVLESNGSTSQASICASTLAMMDAGVPIKAPVAGVAMGLIKDGNHVSVLSDIQGMEDHLGDMDFKVAGTAEGVTAIQMDIKIDGISREILSEALEQAREGRMHILGKMTEVMQAPRTALSPYAPKIVIMQINPDKIRDVIGAGGKIINKIIEETGVKIDIEQDGKVFIASSNQEANERAKQIIEGIVREVVVGEVYLGTVKRIEKFGAFVEILPNKDGLVHISQVSTERVAKIEDVLKIGDQITVKVTEIDQQGRINLSRKAVLAAQEPAKS; from the coding sequence GTGCTGCATCGTGTTGAAATGACGCTCGGCGGCCGTCCGTTGATTTTGGAAACGGGCCGACTGGCCAAGCAAGCCAATGCGGCGGTTACCGTACGCTACGGTGAAACCGTCATCCTATGTACAGTCACGGCGTCCAACGAACCTAAAAATTTGGACTTTTTCCCGTTGACAGTGAACTATGAAGAGCGACTTTATGCAGTCGGCAAAATTCCGGGGGGCTTCATTAAACGTGAAGGCCGTCCGAGCGAGAAGGCGATTTTGGCGAGCCGTCTGACGGACCGTCCGATCCGTCCGTTGTTTCCGGAAGGATTCCGCAATGAAGTACAGGTTGCCAATATCGTCATGAGCGTCGATCAGGATTGCCCGCCGGAAATCGCGGCTATGATCGGTACATCGGCGGCGCTTTCGATCTCCGATGTTCCATTCAACGGTCCAATCGGCGGCGTTATTATCGGCCGGATCGACGGAAAGTTCATTATTAACCCAACCGTCGAAGAAGAGGCCAAGACGGATATCTTCGTTACGGTTGCAGGTACGAGAGATGCCATCATGATGGTGGAAGCCGAGGCGAACGAGGTTTCCGAAGAGGTCATGCTGGAAGCGATCATGTACGGCCATGAAGAAATCAAGAAGATCGTTACGGTAATCGAAGAGCTGCAGCAAATCGCCGGCAAGCCCAAGATGGAAGTGCAGCTTCATGCGGTGGACAATGAAGTGGACAAGCAGGTGCGCGCCTATGCGGCGGATCGTCTTGTAGAAGCCGTACGCATCCATGAGAAGCATGCGCGTCAAGATGCGATCGATGCGGTGAATGCGGAAACGGTCGCTCACTTTGAAGTGGAATATGCGGAAACGCCGGAGCTTCTTGGCGATGTCAAAGAATCGCTCTATGATATCGTGAAAGAGGAAGTGCGCCGACTGATCACGCACGATAAAGTGCGTCCGGACGGACGGGGATTAAGCGAGATCCGCCCGATCGAATGCGATGTGGCGCTGCTGCCTCGTACGCACGGATCCGGTCTATTTACGCGCGGCCAGACGCAAGCGCTCAGTATTTGTACGCTTGGTGCGCTTGGTGATGTGCAAATTTTGGACGGCATCGACCTGGAAGAAACGAAACGGTTCATGCACCATTACAATTTCCCGCCGTTCAGCGTTGGCGAAGCAAGACCGCTCCGTCCGCCGGGACGCCGCGAGATCGGTCATGGCGCATTGGGTGAGCGCGCGCTGGCGAAGGTCATTCCATCCGAAGCGGAATTTCCGTACACGATTCGTCTCGTTTCCGAAGTATTGGAATCGAACGGCTCGACGAGCCAAGCGAGTATTTGCGCAAGCACGCTGGCGATGATGGATGCGGGCGTGCCGATTAAGGCGCCGGTTGCCGGCGTGGCGATGGGACTTATTAAAGATGGCAACCATGTATCGGTTCTGTCCGATATTCAAGGGATGGAAGATCATCTTGGCGACATGGACTTTAAAGTAGCGGGTACGGCCGAAGGCGTAACAGCCATCCAAATGGATATCAAAATCGACGGCATCAGCCGCGAGATTCTGAGCGAAGCGCTGGAGCAGGCACGTGAAGGACGCATGCACATCCTCGGCAAAATGACGGAAGTCATGCAGGCGCCTCGGACAGCTTTATCGCCATATGCGCCTAAGATCGTGATCATGCAAATCAATCCGGACAAAATCCGTGACGTTATTGGCGCCGGCGGCAAGATCATCAATAAGATCATTGAAGAGACCGGAGTCAAAATCGATATCGAGCAGGACGGCAAAGTATTCATCGCTTCCTCGAATCAAGAGGCGAACGAGCGTGCGAAGCAAATTATTGAAGGTATCGTACGCGAGGTCGTTGTCGGCGAGGTTTACCTCGGAACGGTCAAACGGATCGAGAAATTCGGCGCATTCGTTGAAATCCTTCCGAACAAAGACGGTCTGGTACACATCTCGCAAGTTTCCACTGAGCGGGTAGCCAAGATCGAGGATGTCCTCAAAATTGGCGATCAAATTACGGTAAAGGTTACCGAAATCGATCAGCAGGGCCGCATCAACCTCTCACGCAAAGCGGTATTGGCTGCGCAAGAGCCGGCCAAATCTTAA
- a CDS encoding polysaccharide deacetylase family protein gives MMLKKAIVMTAVMGALLLAVQFNDDLSAYVSGLKSGKAISTFGTAFLSGDEDQALRLRIEEESAKRRIAPIDARVDRVWKAIPGYNGIEVDVKKTYLHMRSEPADAPIKFFYKEIQPKVGLDDLGIEPIYKGNPEKPMVALMINVAWGNEFLEPMLETLKKENVKATFFFDGSWLKKNAEAARLIQSHGHELSNHAYSHPDMSKLDRTSAYNQIAKTEALLKSTLGVSNRFFAPPSGAFNRMTVEVAAEQGLKTVLWTLDTVDWMHPSPDSIIRKIRNRVEPGTLILMHPTDSASGALPGMIKAIKQKGLVLGTVSETLSSDRVRLVEAGL, from the coding sequence ATGATGCTGAAGAAGGCGATTGTGATGACAGCAGTCATGGGAGCGCTGCTTCTTGCCGTTCAATTCAATGATGATTTATCGGCTTACGTAAGCGGCTTGAAATCTGGCAAGGCCATAAGCACGTTCGGGACAGCCTTCTTATCGGGGGATGAGGATCAAGCGCTCCGATTGAGGATCGAGGAAGAATCGGCGAAGCGGCGAATCGCGCCGATCGATGCCCGGGTGGACCGGGTCTGGAAGGCGATTCCAGGATATAACGGGATCGAGGTCGATGTGAAGAAGACCTACCTGCATATGCGCAGCGAACCGGCCGATGCTCCAATCAAGTTCTTCTACAAGGAGATCCAGCCGAAGGTGGGGTTGGATGATCTCGGAATTGAGCCGATCTATAAAGGCAATCCCGAAAAGCCGATGGTTGCGTTGATGATTAACGTGGCATGGGGGAACGAATTTTTGGAACCGATGCTCGAAACGCTCAAGAAAGAGAATGTCAAGGCCACTTTCTTCTTCGACGGCTCTTGGCTGAAGAAGAATGCCGAAGCTGCCCGTCTCATCCAGTCGCATGGCCATGAACTGTCCAATCATGCCTACTCGCACCCGGATATGAGCAAGCTTGACCGAACCTCGGCTTATAATCAAATCGCGAAGACGGAGGCTTTGTTGAAATCTACGCTCGGCGTCTCGAACCGTTTCTTCGCGCCGCCTTCCGGCGCATTCAATCGCATGACGGTGGAGGTTGCGGCGGAACAGGGATTAAAGACCGTCCTGTGGACGCTGGATACGGTCGATTGGATGCACCCGTCTCCGGATTCGATCATACGCAAAATCAGAAATCGGGTCGAGCCGGGCACCCTCATTCTCATGCATCCAACCGATTCCGCAAGCGGGGCGCTGCCCGGGATGATCAAAGCCATTAAGCAAAAAGGGCTGGTGCTGGGCACTGTCAGCGAAACCTTATCTTCGGACCGTGTCAGGTTAGTTGAGGCGGGGCTATAA